A stretch of the Bradyrhizobium arachidis genome encodes the following:
- a CDS encoding SGNH/GDSL hydrolase family protein, whose translation MTRRILCFGDSLTWGWIAVPEGSPTTRFPRHERWTGAMAAALGGGYEIIEEGLSARTTSIDDPVDPRLNGSAYLPAALASHIPLDLVILMLGTNDTKSYYHRTPYEIAVGMSKLVGQVLTSAGGVGTIYPAPRVLVVAPPPLADLPDPWFQGMFEGGREKTLQLAAQYKALASFMKVEFFDAGSAIATAGVDGIHFTAKNNADLGAALAGKVAALFAD comes from the coding sequence ATGACGAGACGTATCCTGTGCTTTGGCGATTCCTTGACCTGGGGATGGATTGCCGTCCCGGAAGGATCTCCGACGACTCGTTTTCCTCGTCATGAACGCTGGACCGGCGCGATGGCCGCAGCGCTTGGCGGCGGCTACGAGATCATCGAGGAAGGCCTCAGCGCGCGCACGACGTCGATCGACGATCCCGTCGATCCGCGCCTGAACGGCTCGGCCTATCTTCCCGCCGCGCTCGCGAGCCACATCCCGCTCGACCTCGTCATCTTGATGCTGGGGACCAACGACACCAAGAGCTACTACCATCGCACGCCCTATGAGATCGCGGTCGGCATGTCGAAGCTGGTCGGTCAGGTGCTGACCTCCGCCGGCGGCGTAGGCACGATTTATCCGGCGCCGAGAGTGTTAGTCGTGGCGCCGCCGCCGCTCGCCGATCTGCCGGACCCCTGGTTTCAGGGCATGTTCGAAGGTGGACGCGAGAAGACGCTTCAGCTCGCCGCGCAGTACAAGGCGCTTGCCAGCTTCATGAAGGTGGAGTTCTTCGATGCTGGCAGCGCGATCGCGACGGCAGGCGTCGACGGCATTCATTTCACGGCGAAGAATAATGCGGATCTTGGAGCGGCCCTTGCGGGAAAGGTGGCCGCTCTCTTCGCCGACTGA
- a CDS encoding ABC transporter substrate-binding protein, translated as MHQGMRALGLGLMATVWLGVGAVQAEEVNLMQGVTPRPGDERMTAPDKFKKNGPWKIGMSHFGVNANTWTVEMAHDAEAAAKLDKRIGQFILLDANISQAKQVADIEDLIAQKVDAIVVTPLTPTSADAGIEKAVAAGIPVIVHTGLTETDKYTVDIQGGGVHFGKVMGDFLVKQLKGKGNIWVLRGLPAHPEDINRYKGLLEAIKGTDIKIIAEDAGKWQYDVGKQVCETLYLNNPKVDGIWSSGADMTRACVDVFQQYGAKIPPITGEGNNGFFARWIELGFPSISPEYGPEQGAAGVRAAIALLEGKQLHKRYIYEPEGWDIEKAKKYYRKDLSANAWFPSSLTEQDLQKYYGKR; from the coding sequence ATGCACCAGGGAATGAGGGCACTCGGCCTCGGTTTGATGGCGACGGTTTGGCTCGGGGTTGGCGCGGTCCAGGCCGAGGAGGTCAATCTCATGCAGGGCGTGACGCCGCGCCCTGGCGATGAGCGGATGACGGCGCCGGACAAATTCAAGAAGAACGGTCCGTGGAAGATCGGCATGAGCCATTTCGGCGTGAACGCCAACACCTGGACCGTCGAGATGGCGCATGACGCAGAAGCCGCTGCGAAGCTCGACAAGAGAATCGGCCAGTTCATCCTGCTCGACGCCAACATCAGCCAGGCCAAGCAGGTCGCCGACATCGAGGACCTCATTGCACAAAAGGTCGACGCAATCGTCGTGACGCCGCTGACGCCGACCTCTGCCGACGCTGGCATTGAAAAGGCGGTTGCCGCCGGCATTCCCGTCATCGTCCACACCGGTTTGACCGAGACCGACAAATACACCGTCGATATCCAGGGCGGCGGCGTCCACTTCGGCAAGGTGATGGGCGACTTCCTCGTGAAGCAGCTCAAAGGCAAGGGAAATATCTGGGTGCTGCGCGGCCTTCCGGCGCACCCCGAGGACATCAATCGTTACAAGGGCCTGCTGGAAGCGATCAAAGGCACCGACATCAAGATCATCGCCGAAGATGCCGGCAAGTGGCAGTACGACGTCGGCAAGCAGGTCTGCGAAACGCTCTATCTGAACAATCCAAAGGTCGATGGTATCTGGTCGTCGGGCGCCGACATGACCCGCGCCTGCGTCGACGTCTTCCAGCAATATGGCGCGAAGATTCCGCCGATCACCGGCGAAGGCAATAACGGCTTCTTCGCCCGCTGGATCGAGCTTGGCTTCCCCTCGATCTCGCCGGAATATGGCCCTGAGCAAGGCGCCGCCGGCGTGCGCGCTGCTATTGCGCTTCTCGAAGGCAAGCAGCTCCACAAGCGCTACATTTACGAGCCCGAAGGCTGGGATATCGAAAAGGCCAAGAAATACTATCGCAAGGATCTCAGCGCCAATGCCTGGTTCCCGTCCAGCCTGACCGAGCAGGATCTCCAGAAATATTACGGCAAGCGTTGA
- a CDS encoding nuclear transport factor 2 family protein encodes MTNSAPSASLDVRAEVIATYAAWDSAFNRADARAVAAAYVSNAKVLPPSHEVISGPVEIENFFAGLFSGGFTDHNLEVIDAGGDEKVVYSTAKWSANGKRADGSRQAAGGIATHVFERQTDGSLKLRLHTFN; translated from the coding sequence ATGACGAACTCAGCCCCCTCGGCAAGCCTCGACGTCAGAGCCGAAGTTATCGCGACTTATGCCGCCTGGGATTCGGCTTTCAACAGAGCTGACGCAAGGGCTGTCGCCGCAGCGTATGTTTCGAATGCCAAAGTGCTACCACCGAGCCACGAGGTCATCTCTGGTCCGGTCGAGATCGAGAATTTCTTTGCTGGGCTTTTTTCAGGTGGATTCACCGATCACAACCTAGAAGTCATTGACGCGGGCGGAGACGAGAAGGTCGTCTACAGCACTGCGAAATGGAGCGCCAACGGCAAGAGAGCGGATGGGTCGCGCCAAGCCGCCGGCGGCATCGCTACGCACGTATTTGAGCGTCAGACGGACGGTTCGCTAAAGCTGAGGTTGCATACTTTCAACTAA
- a CDS encoding ABC transporter permease produces MSKVGQIFFRANSRHGLWTIPLLVAVCCCVGLAASTADFASRQNVLNLFAQAAPLILVSIGQMIVILVKGLDLSVGSVVSLTTGILSLNAPVYVTAPAAMLTAAVVGLLNGVAVTRFRVHPIIATLSIMGIAQGAAMFVRPSAGGTVASEIVALVSGQLFGIYMPVVWTIAAVLTGWKIVHASRFGLHLFAIGGGETAGTFGIAEQRNVLAAYVLSSCFAAAAGIFLAGRIASGDPNIGTQYAVDSITAVALGGTQLAGGIGSLHGTLIGCALLALIANGMNLLNVSAFIQTIVKGAILLLVIALQPRKNIGL; encoded by the coding sequence ATGTCGAAAGTCGGTCAGATCTTCTTCCGCGCCAATTCGCGCCACGGTCTCTGGACGATTCCCCTGCTGGTTGCGGTCTGCTGCTGTGTCGGCCTTGCAGCGTCGACGGCCGATTTCGCCAGTCGGCAGAACGTCCTCAACCTCTTTGCGCAGGCGGCTCCGCTGATCCTGGTCAGCATCGGGCAGATGATCGTGATCCTGGTGAAAGGTCTTGATCTGTCTGTTGGCTCCGTCGTCAGCCTGACGACGGGAATCCTGTCCTTGAACGCGCCGGTCTATGTCACGGCGCCGGCCGCCATGCTGACAGCGGCGGTGGTCGGGCTTCTCAACGGCGTCGCGGTGACGCGCTTCCGCGTACATCCGATCATCGCGACTCTCTCGATCATGGGAATCGCGCAAGGGGCGGCCATGTTCGTGCGGCCGTCGGCGGGCGGCACGGTCGCATCCGAGATCGTCGCGCTCGTCAGCGGCCAGCTCTTCGGCATCTACATGCCGGTGGTCTGGACCATCGCGGCTGTTCTGACCGGCTGGAAGATCGTGCATGCCTCGCGCTTCGGCTTGCATTTGTTCGCGATCGGCGGCGGCGAGACCGCCGGCACGTTCGGCATCGCCGAGCAGCGCAACGTTTTGGCGGCCTACGTGCTCAGCTCGTGCTTTGCGGCGGCCGCCGGCATCTTCCTTGCGGGCCGGATCGCCTCAGGCGATCCCAATATCGGCACGCAATACGCGGTGGACTCGATCACCGCCGTTGCGCTCGGCGGCACGCAGCTCGCCGGCGGAATCGGAAGCCTTCACGGCACGCTGATCGGCTGTGCACTGCTCGCATTGATCGCGAACGGCATGAATCTCCTCAACGTGTCGGCGTTCATCCAGACGATCGTGAAAGGCGCGATCCTGCTTCTCGTCATCGCGCTCCAGCCGCGCAAGAACATCGGCCTGTAG
- the glyA gene encoding serine hydroxymethyltransferase — protein sequence MSSFRNELSINDSEIAAALAGEERRQQDGVELIPSENYTYPEVLELLGSVFTNKYSEGYPGRRYYGGQQFTDDIENLARQRACSLFRAEHANVQPLSGSPMNQAVYLGLLQPGDTILAMDLSHGGHLTHGAPVSHMGRLFNFIRYKTDPSKSGAIDFDQLRARAREARPKMVLCGYSSYPRDLDYAAFKSIADEVGALTMADVSHYGGLVAADVMRNPLDAGFDVMTTTSHKTLRGPRGGIILCRKDHAGRIDASVFPGLQGGPHMNVVAGTAVTLKKAATADFQAYARQVLRNAKILAGTLMERGMKLVTDGTDNHMMVVDTAASVGLDGRAAEDLLDAIAITTNKQIIPDDPRPPLRPSGVRLGTPAATTRGMGDIEMRRIGEFIAAALQAKGDDAVVARLRSECVEMCRAFPVPGVVPKA from the coding sequence ATGTCATCATTTCGCAACGAACTATCCATCAACGATTCCGAGATCGCCGCCGCCCTTGCGGGGGAAGAGCGCCGCCAGCAAGACGGCGTCGAACTGATTCCATCCGAGAACTACACCTACCCGGAGGTGCTCGAACTGCTCGGATCGGTCTTCACCAACAAATATTCCGAGGGCTATCCGGGACGCCGGTACTACGGCGGCCAGCAGTTCACGGACGACATCGAGAACCTTGCGCGCCAGCGGGCCTGCTCGCTTTTTCGCGCCGAGCACGCCAACGTTCAGCCTCTTTCGGGATCGCCGATGAATCAGGCCGTCTATCTCGGCCTGTTGCAGCCCGGCGACACCATTCTCGCCATGGACCTGTCGCATGGCGGCCATCTCACCCACGGCGCGCCGGTGTCCCACATGGGGCGTCTGTTCAACTTCATTCGCTACAAGACGGACCCGTCAAAGAGCGGAGCGATCGATTTCGACCAATTGCGCGCGAGGGCGCGTGAAGCGCGTCCGAAAATGGTGTTGTGCGGCTACAGTTCCTATCCGCGCGACCTGGACTATGCGGCATTCAAGAGCATTGCCGACGAGGTTGGCGCGCTCACGATGGCCGACGTGAGCCACTATGGCGGACTGGTCGCCGCTGACGTCATGCGCAATCCGCTCGATGCCGGCTTCGACGTCATGACGACGACATCCCACAAGACACTGCGCGGCCCTCGTGGCGGGATCATCCTGTGCCGGAAGGATCATGCCGGTCGGATCGACGCTTCCGTCTTTCCCGGTTTGCAGGGCGGACCTCACATGAACGTCGTGGCCGGGACCGCCGTGACGCTCAAGAAGGCGGCGACGGCGGATTTCCAGGCTTACGCGCGGCAGGTGTTGCGCAACGCGAAGATTCTGGCCGGAACGCTGATGGAGCGAGGGATGAAGCTGGTCACGGATGGGACGGACAATCACATGATGGTCGTCGATACGGCGGCGTCTGTCGGACTGGACGGGCGAGCAGCCGAGGATCTGCTCGATGCCATCGCCATCACCACCAACAAGCAGATCATTCCCGACGATCCGCGACCGCCGCTCAGGCCGAGCGGTGTCCGCCTCGGGACACCCGCGGCGACCACGCGTGGCATGGGAGACATCGAAATGCGTCGTATCGGCGAATTCATTGCCGCGGCTCTGCAGGCGAAAGGAGACGATGCGGTCGTCGCGCGCCTCAGGTCGGAGTGCGTCGAGATGTGCCGAGCATTTCCTGTTCCAGGTGTGGTGCCCAAAGCATGA
- a CDS encoding ABC transporter permease translates to MTYRSSLYRAALRIPPSCIVFVVLIITLWVLRPNMMNPAILGTFARQVVPLGIVVLGQLLVISSRSIDLSAGGVILLVNYLISSGLLSSWPLPSIVLLCLGVGLAVGLINGLLVGKRRASAVIVTLAINIVLIGLVEYLANGKPPGDVPAEFRSLYNLRFWTIPAPVIFWIALAGIMSAFLGTSVFGRFVWSIGSNPASAHFSGVPVERTVVIAHVISGLMSAVAALVQTSSIAVGSVRFGPELVMNSIAATILGGVVFGRPAEVWGPLVGVLCFALLFVVMTTMGVQEPGKLIVQGLIILLAAIFYGLRSKSN, encoded by the coding sequence ATGACTTACCGTTCGAGCCTCTACCGTGCCGCGCTTCGGATCCCACCGTCCTGCATCGTGTTCGTCGTGCTGATCATCACCCTCTGGGTGCTGCGGCCGAACATGATGAATCCCGCGATCCTGGGAACGTTCGCTCGTCAGGTCGTGCCGCTCGGCATCGTGGTGCTCGGCCAGTTGCTGGTGATCTCGTCGCGCTCGATCGATCTGTCGGCCGGCGGCGTCATCCTGCTCGTCAACTATCTGATCTCATCCGGGCTCCTCTCTAGCTGGCCGCTGCCGTCGATCGTCCTGCTATGCCTCGGCGTTGGACTTGCGGTCGGCCTGATCAACGGCCTCCTGGTCGGCAAGCGGCGGGCGTCGGCCGTCATCGTGACGCTCGCGATCAACATCGTGCTGATCGGTCTCGTCGAGTACCTCGCCAACGGCAAGCCGCCCGGCGACGTGCCGGCGGAATTCCGCTCGCTCTACAATCTGAGATTCTGGACGATACCAGCGCCGGTAATCTTCTGGATCGCACTCGCCGGCATCATGAGCGCGTTTCTCGGCACGTCGGTGTTCGGACGTTTCGTGTGGTCGATCGGCAGCAATCCGGCGTCGGCGCATTTCTCGGGCGTGCCGGTCGAACGGACCGTCGTCATCGCGCACGTGATCTCCGGGCTGATGTCCGCGGTGGCGGCGCTGGTGCAGACGTCGTCGATCGCTGTCGGCAGCGTGCGGTTCGGGCCTGAGCTCGTCATGAACTCGATCGCTGCGACGATCCTCGGTGGCGTCGTCTTCGGAAGGCCCGCGGAGGTGTGGGGCCCGCTCGTCGGCGTTCTCTGCTTTGCGCTTCTGTTCGTCGTCATGACGACGATGGGCGTGCAGGAACCGGGCAAGCTCATCGTGCAGGGCCTGATCATTCTGCTTGCTGCGATCTTCTACGGTCTACGATCCAAATCCAACTGA
- a CDS encoding adenylate/guanylate cyclase domain-containing protein, whose protein sequence is MNIADWLRGLGLERYAQAFQDAEITPEVLPDLTEADLRELGLPLGPRKTVLKAICARAPAVADAAGARASAGEPKLTFASEADRRQLTVMFVDLVGSTALASGRDPEEMREVMQVYHNTVSTEITRFEGHVAKFLGDGVLAYFGWPRAHEDEAERAVRTALRVTKAVADLVGPDGTALSARVGIATGLVVVGELFGEGEARERPVIGETPNLAARLQGVAEPGGVVIAEATRRLLGEAFMYRDLGTMPLKGFPGPVQAWLVIGEGAAESRFEAQHGVSTTVLVGRDQELALLLDRWEQAKEGEGQIVLLGGEAGIGKSRLLRALRDQLAKIPHAPLSHFCSPFHANSALYPVVGLLERAAGIRRGDPPEEQLEKLETMIALATEHVQESAAILADLLAIPAGVRYPPLELSPHQKKERTFQALLEQIRGLAKKQPLLAIYEDVHWADPSMLELLDRAVDEVQRLPILMIVTFRPEFVPRWTGHGHVTALFLSRLGRKQGTAVVERIAGGKLLPQEVLDQILAKTDGVPLFVEELTKAVIESGLLKDRGGRYELLGPLPPLAIPTTLQDSLMARLDRLAPVKEVAQIAACIGREFGHDLLRAVTPLDEDALQRALDELLAAELIFRRGVAPDALYSFKHALVQQIAHESLLKSKRQQIHARIAEAFQLYYPARAEAEPEMIALHLTEAGLAKNAVGYLLRAGRIAAGRSANLEAITHLTKGLEALKSCPPGSDRDRQELALQTAIGGPLIAIHGYTAPQLGTAFTRAHALCKELNDADALFATLSGKFIFHFVRGDYAAMQDLVAEARRAAEGTRDLALELSTHRLTGLTAMYAGDFPTARSEFELILSRYDPGAHRPPPVHYIHDAKASALPYLAVVLWLLGFPEQAESASRAAFEYAAELNQTNLTAHVRVYGGAAPAELMGDVAATRAHADAVIDLADQHSLNYWRLSGLILRGWAMALEGNAEVGLALMHQNLNARDKLGAGWYQVRYLCMLASTYLQLGDGDKAFTALAEAEALAARNDEHMWESELSRIGGELRKMRGAPPGEVELHLQNALKIARGQSAKSLELRAAISLARLWRGQGRFIDARTLLVPIYEWFTEGFETPDLLAARALLAELTDL, encoded by the coding sequence GTGAATATCGCCGACTGGCTTCGTGGTCTTGGGTTGGAGCGCTACGCACAGGCCTTCCAGGACGCGGAAATCACGCCCGAGGTCTTGCCAGACCTTACCGAAGCTGACCTGCGCGAACTTGGCTTGCCGCTCGGACCGCGCAAGACGGTGCTGAAAGCTATTTGTGCACGGGCTCCAGCGGTAGCGGATGCTGCCGGAGCACGTGCGTCCGCCGGCGAGCCGAAACTGACATTTGCGTCAGAAGCTGACCGTCGGCAGCTCACGGTCATGTTTGTCGATCTTGTCGGCTCAACCGCACTCGCCTCAGGGCGCGACCCTGAGGAGATGCGCGAAGTGATGCAGGTTTATCACAACACTGTGTCGACCGAGATTACTCGGTTCGAGGGTCATGTAGCCAAATTCCTGGGTGACGGCGTCCTTGCCTATTTCGGCTGGCCGCGGGCGCATGAAGACGAGGCGGAGCGGGCGGTTCGCACTGCGCTTCGGGTGACGAAGGCGGTCGCGGACCTTGTCGGACCGGATGGGACTGCACTTTCCGCTCGGGTTGGCATCGCAACTGGTCTGGTCGTCGTCGGCGAACTGTTTGGTGAAGGAGAGGCTCGCGAGCGACCGGTGATCGGCGAGACCCCAAACCTGGCCGCCCGACTGCAGGGGGTTGCCGAACCTGGCGGTGTCGTGATCGCGGAGGCGACGCGCCGCCTCCTCGGCGAAGCCTTCATGTACCGCGATCTAGGCACGATGCCTCTCAAGGGTTTCCCTGGACCGGTGCAAGCATGGCTCGTGATCGGCGAGGGCGCAGCCGAGAGTCGCTTCGAGGCCCAGCACGGGGTGTCCACAACCGTGCTGGTCGGACGAGATCAGGAACTCGCACTTCTCTTGGATCGCTGGGAGCAGGCAAAAGAGGGAGAGGGACAGATCGTTCTGCTCGGCGGCGAAGCCGGCATCGGCAAGTCGCGCCTCTTGCGGGCGCTGCGCGACCAGCTCGCAAAGATACCGCACGCTCCCCTGAGCCATTTCTGTTCGCCGTTTCACGCCAACAGCGCACTATACCCTGTTGTTGGGCTCCTCGAACGGGCAGCGGGAATACGGCGGGGGGATCCGCCTGAAGAGCAGCTCGAAAAGCTGGAAACGATGATCGCGCTTGCGACGGAGCACGTGCAGGAGAGCGCAGCGATCCTTGCGGATCTGTTGGCCATCCCGGCGGGCGTTCGATACCCGCCACTGGAGCTCAGTCCACACCAGAAGAAGGAGCGAACGTTTCAGGCTCTGCTGGAGCAGATACGTGGTCTAGCGAAAAAGCAGCCACTGCTTGCCATCTACGAAGATGTCCACTGGGCTGACCCCAGCATGCTCGAACTTCTCGATCGGGCTGTTGACGAGGTGCAGCGCTTGCCCATCCTCATGATTGTTACCTTCCGACCGGAATTCGTTCCCCGCTGGACCGGACATGGACATGTGACAGCGCTATTCTTGAGCCGGCTGGGACGCAAGCAAGGCACCGCCGTGGTCGAACGCATAGCAGGCGGCAAACTGCTTCCGCAGGAGGTGCTCGATCAGATCCTGGCCAAGACGGATGGCGTGCCGCTGTTCGTCGAGGAGCTCACCAAGGCCGTCATCGAATCCGGGCTGCTCAAGGACCGGGGCGGCCGATACGAGCTGTTGGGCCCACTTCCGCCGTTAGCGATCCCGACGACCCTGCAGGACTCGCTCATGGCCCGCCTCGACCGATTGGCTCCGGTGAAGGAAGTCGCCCAAATAGCAGCCTGTATCGGGCGCGAGTTCGGACACGATCTTCTGAGAGCGGTAACGCCACTGGATGAGGATGCCCTCCAGCGCGCTCTCGATGAATTGTTGGCGGCAGAACTCATATTCCGACGTGGTGTCGCTCCCGATGCTCTCTACAGCTTCAAACATGCGCTGGTGCAGCAAATCGCGCACGAGAGCCTGTTGAAGAGCAAGCGGCAACAGATCCATGCGCGCATCGCAGAAGCCTTCCAATTATACTACCCTGCCCGAGCGGAGGCGGAACCGGAGATGATTGCTTTACATCTCACGGAGGCTGGGCTCGCGAAAAACGCGGTTGGCTATTTGCTACGCGCCGGCCGGATTGCCGCCGGGCGTTCCGCCAATCTCGAAGCCATCACTCATCTTACGAAAGGGCTGGAGGCACTCAAGTCGTGTCCGCCAGGGTCAGATCGCGATCGCCAAGAACTCGCGCTTCAGACGGCAATTGGCGGCCCGCTGATCGCCATTCACGGATACACGGCCCCGCAGCTCGGCACCGCGTTCACCAGGGCTCACGCGCTGTGCAAGGAGCTCAATGACGCAGATGCGTTATTCGCCACTCTGAGCGGCAAGTTCATTTTCCATTTCGTAAGGGGCGACTACGCCGCTATGCAGGACCTGGTTGCCGAGGCGCGACGCGCAGCCGAGGGCACCAGGGACCTGGCGCTGGAATTGAGTACGCATCGTTTGACGGGCCTCACCGCTATGTACGCCGGCGACTTTCCGACGGCGCGCTCTGAGTTCGAACTCATATTGAGTCGCTACGACCCGGGCGCACATCGGCCGCCGCCTGTGCACTATATCCATGACGCAAAGGCTTCTGCGTTACCCTACTTGGCAGTCGTGCTTTGGCTCCTCGGCTTCCCCGAGCAAGCCGAATCGGCGAGCCGTGCCGCGTTTGAGTATGCCGCAGAGCTGAACCAGACGAATCTTACCGCGCATGTGAGGGTCTATGGCGGCGCGGCGCCCGCAGAACTGATGGGGGATGTGGCGGCTACGCGTGCGCACGCGGATGCAGTCATCGACCTCGCCGATCAGCACAGCTTGAACTACTGGCGCCTGAGCGGCCTGATCCTGCGGGGCTGGGCCATGGCACTGGAAGGCAACGCCGAGGTTGGCCTGGCGCTCATGCACCAGAATCTGAACGCGCGGGATAAGCTCGGCGCCGGCTGGTACCAGGTTCGATACTTGTGCATGCTCGCTTCGACCTACTTGCAGCTCGGCGACGGCGACAAGGCCTTCACTGCGTTGGCAGAAGCAGAGGCCCTCGCCGCGCGCAACGACGAACATATGTGGGAATCAGAACTATCACGAATCGGTGGCGAACTACGGAAGATGCGTGGTGCTCCGCCAGGCGAGGTCGAGCTTCATTTGCAAAATGCGCTGAAGATTGCGCGCGGTCAAAGCGCAAAATCTTTGGAACTGCGTGCGGCCATCAGTTTGGCCCGACTCTGGCGCGGCCAGGGTAGGTTTATCGATGCGCGGACCCTCCTTGTCCCAATTTACGAATGGTTCACGGAGGGTTTCGAAACGCCTGACCTGCTTGCCGCCAGGGCACTCCTGGCGGAATTGACTGATCTCTAA
- a CDS encoding sugar ABC transporter ATP-binding protein: MEPLVQMTSISKSFGGIAALESVDFQLLPGTVHALMGENGAGKSTLMKILAGVVQPDDGMIRKAGRTVHFASPREALDAGISTVFQEHSLLANLSIAENMYLGKEPLTVLGSVDVARMERNARDTLRGLGLNLDPATLVGNLSIAERQFVEIARGISANADVIILDEPSAALNAADVEILNAQILALKQQDKAVVYISHRMEEIFKICDTISVLKDGRNVDTVPVTAITPKGLIAMMVGRELAELFPPKPARTEGDVVLSIEGLRLTPESAACSIRLRRGEIVALAGLEGQGQRELVRSLVGRYAAHEGRVRIGSRELALPLPEDHGIRMLQALGVSFVPEDRKLEGLFLDLSLAHNLTIGLHSQHFELAPAGSHRHVIANSIKSLSIKAATPYTPVGTLSGGNQQKVLLGRYLALGADILLIEEPTRGVDVGAKAEIYKLLRAYANAGGSVVVLSRETLELIGLCDRLYVIHDKHVVAEMPAEQATEHAILEAALHR; this comes from the coding sequence ATTGAGCCACTGGTCCAGATGACTTCGATTTCGAAGTCGTTTGGTGGCATTGCCGCGCTTGAGAGTGTCGACTTTCAACTGCTTCCCGGCACCGTTCACGCCCTCATGGGCGAGAACGGCGCCGGCAAGTCGACGCTGATGAAGATCCTGGCCGGCGTGGTCCAGCCTGATGACGGCATGATCCGGAAGGCTGGCCGAACCGTCCATTTCGCGTCACCGCGCGAAGCGCTCGATGCCGGTATCTCGACCGTCTTCCAGGAGCACTCGCTGCTCGCCAATCTATCGATTGCCGAGAACATGTATCTCGGCAAGGAGCCGCTCACGGTGCTCGGATCGGTCGATGTCGCCCGCATGGAGCGGAATGCGCGCGACACGCTCCGCGGTTTGGGCCTCAACCTCGATCCAGCAACGCTCGTCGGCAATCTCTCCATTGCCGAGCGCCAGTTCGTCGAGATCGCGCGCGGCATCTCGGCCAACGCGGACGTCATCATCCTCGACGAACCGTCGGCCGCGCTCAACGCCGCCGACGTAGAGATTCTCAACGCGCAAATCCTCGCCCTGAAGCAGCAGGACAAGGCGGTCGTCTACATTTCGCACCGGATGGAGGAGATCTTCAAGATCTGCGACACCATCAGTGTGCTGAAGGATGGACGGAACGTCGACACCGTGCCCGTTACCGCAATCACGCCGAAGGGATTGATCGCGATGATGGTCGGGCGCGAGCTCGCCGAGCTGTTTCCGCCGAAGCCTGCCCGGACGGAGGGCGACGTCGTTCTGTCGATCGAAGGGCTTCGCCTGACGCCGGAGTCGGCGGCTTGCTCGATCCGGCTTCGCCGTGGCGAGATCGTTGCGCTGGCTGGGCTCGAGGGACAGGGACAGCGTGAGCTGGTGCGGTCGCTCGTCGGGCGGTACGCAGCGCACGAGGGCAGGGTGCGTATCGGCAGCCGTGAGCTCGCCCTGCCGCTGCCAGAAGACCATGGCATCCGCATGCTGCAGGCGCTCGGCGTCAGCTTCGTGCCTGAGGACAGGAAGCTCGAAGGCCTCTTCCTCGATCTGTCGCTCGCGCACAATCTCACCATCGGCTTGCACAGCCAGCATTTCGAGCTGGCGCCGGCCGGCAGCCATCGCCATGTCATCGCAAACTCGATCAAGAGCCTTTCGATCAAGGCGGCCACACCCTACACGCCAGTCGGCACGCTCTCCGGCGGAAACCAGCAGAAGGTTCTGCTCGGACGCTACCTTGCGCTCGGCGCCGACATTCTGCTGATCGAGGAGCCGACGCGCGGCGTCGACGTCGGCGCCAAGGCGGAAATCTACAAGCTGCTGCGGGCTTATGCGAATGCCGGCGGATCGGTCGTCGTGCTCTCGCGCGAGACGCTGGAGCTGATCGGCCTCTGCGACCGGCTCTACGTCATCCATGACAAGCATGTCGTCGCCGAAATGCCAGCCGAGCAGGCCACCGAGCACGCCATCCTTGAAGCCGCGCTGCATCGCTGA